In a single window of the Coregonus clupeaformis isolate EN_2021a chromosome 10, ASM2061545v1, whole genome shotgun sequence genome:
- the LOC121575857 gene encoding potassium channel subfamily K member 15-like, with translation MKAQNIRTLSLILCMLSYLLMGAAVFDALESETENSRKKILEQKRNELKKKYGFTDDDYREIERVVLQSEPHCAGRQWKFAGSFYFAITVITTIGYGHAAPSTDAGKVFCMFYAVLGIPLTLVMFQSMGERINTFVRYLLRRLKRCMGLRKTDVSMGNMVLVGLLSCMSTLCVGAAAFSHFEGWTFFNAMEGGTSRTNLIPSPSEERRETPGGRDSAKHPESRISALCSCMCFRLGASDSPSPAHCEHSGCHSNPVFYNSISYRVDGASCSSRGTSSQSFPSTDALFLAMSSPHTRRKSV, from the exons ATGAAGGCGCAGAACATTCGGACCCTTTCTCTCATCCTGTGTATGCTATCCTACCTGCTTATGGGAGCCGCGGTGTTCGACGCCCTCGAATCAGAGACCGAGAACTCGAGGAAGAAGATCCTGGAACAGAAGCGCAATGAGCTGAAGAAGAAGTACGGATTTACCGATGACGACTACCGGGAGATCGAGAGGGTGGTTCTACAGTCGGAGCCCCATTGCGCGGGGAGACAGTGGAAATTCGCGGGATCCTTTTACTTTGCCATCACCGTCATCACAACGATAG GTTATGGCCATGCTGCTCCAAGCACTGATGCTGGAAAGGTATTCTGCATGTTCTATGCAGTTCTGGGTATCCCTCTGACACTGGTCATGTTCCAGAGCATGGGGGAAAGGATCAACACGTTTGTCCGCTACCTCCTCCGCAGGCTCAAGCGATGCATGGGCTTACGGAAGACTGACGTGTCCATGGGGAACATGGTGCTGGTGGGCCTCCTGTCCTGCATGAGCACCCTCTGTGTCGGGGCAGCAGCCTTCTCCCACTTTGAGGGCTGGACCTTCTTCAACG CCATGGAGGGAGGTACCAGTCGTACCAATCTCATCCCCTCTCCATCTGAGGAGCGTAGGGAGACCCCTGGGGGCAGGGACTCTGCTAAGCATCCTGAGTCCCGCATCAGCGCCCTCTGCTCCTGTATGTGCTTCAGGCTGGGTGCCTCTGACAGCCCCTCTCCGGCGCACTGTGAGCACTCAGGCTGCCACAGCAACCCTGTCTTCTACAACTCGATCTCCTACAGGGTGGATGGAGCCTCCTGCAGCTCCAGGGGCACCTCATCCCAGTCCTTCCCCAGCACCGATGCCCTTTTCCTGGCGATGAGCAGCCCTCACACACGGAGGAAGTCAGTGTAG